A genomic window from Winogradskyella sp. J14-2 includes:
- a CDS encoding glycosyltransferase family 2 protein, which produces MIEVKHNGYKIIDLYKNGRRVELSGIDNNQTLINQIYVVAAHHQDEVLLWYQERLQTCINREYILNNFKPHFMWSYTTLPYIGCKIGYVEDSPFINVDKSVKYSTWLMGSDCGVIHSKNLLKFRHTVNDKNFDFALNSIAKLGMAVGLWCYSVPQLLSNRVNIKHKTASIYDLYRFIALHYKKRWLVLFFINLLIYEKRLTVLGCFYGVVFKKRKIDFSVLPTVDNTNIKTTNPSIDVIIPTMGRKTYLYNFLKDLKLQSILPTKIIIVEQNPDKTSSSELDYIYNETWPFKIVHKFIHKTGACNARNMALDLITSNYVFFADDDIRINDTSLLQQALVYLQQLGTNVLNFACLQLNEIDQTKVIIQWAAFGSGCSIVNAGVLKTLRFNMAFEHGYGEDVDFGMQLRRIGEDIIYISQLKLLHLKAPLGGFRASNLKENIKNTALPPKPSPSIMLFRKLHHTKTQLLGYKTILCLKYYKHQHIKNPIAYLKRFRKRWQVSESMAQALIHKKQKPR; this is translated from the coding sequence GTGATTGAAGTAAAACATAATGGCTATAAAATTATAGATTTATATAAAAATGGAAGGCGTGTTGAACTTTCGGGTATAGACAATAATCAAACTTTAATTAATCAAATATATGTTGTTGCTGCCCACCACCAAGACGAAGTCTTATTATGGTACCAAGAGCGTCTTCAAACTTGTATAAACAGAGAATATATCTTAAATAATTTTAAGCCTCATTTTATGTGGTCATATACCACGTTGCCTTACATAGGCTGTAAAATCGGTTATGTTGAAGATTCACCATTCATAAATGTAGATAAAAGTGTGAAGTATTCTACTTGGTTAATGGGAAGTGATTGTGGTGTTATTCATTCAAAAAATTTATTAAAATTTCGCCATACAGTTAATGACAAAAATTTCGATTTTGCACTTAATTCTATAGCAAAGTTAGGCATGGCTGTTGGTCTGTGGTGTTATTCTGTACCTCAGTTGCTATCTAACAGAGTAAATATTAAGCATAAAACTGCAAGCATATATGATCTCTATAGGTTTATTGCGTTGCACTACAAAAAAAGATGGCTTGTTTTATTTTTTATTAATCTTTTGATTTACGAAAAACGACTTACAGTTTTAGGATGCTTTTATGGCGTTGTTTTTAAGAAGCGTAAGATTGATTTTAGTGTGCTACCTACCGTGGACAATACTAACATTAAAACTACAAATCCATCTATAGATGTTATTATACCAACAATGGGTAGAAAGACCTATCTGTATAACTTCCTGAAAGACCTAAAGTTACAATCCATTTTACCGACTAAAATTATTATTGTAGAGCAGAATCCAGATAAAACATCAAGCTCAGAATTAGATTACATATACAACGAAACATGGCCTTTTAAAATAGTTCATAAGTTTATTCATAAGACAGGAGCATGTAATGCGCGCAATATGGCCTTAGACCTTATAACGTCTAACTATGTTTTTTTTGCAGATGATGATATTAGAATAAACGACACATCATTATTACAGCAGGCACTAGTATATTTACAGCAGTTGGGCACTAATGTTCTTAATTTTGCATGCCTACAACTAAATGAGATTGACCAAACAAAAGTGATAATACAATGGGCAGCTTTTGGTTCTGGTTGCAGTATAGTAAATGCAGGTGTCCTTAAAACCCTCAGGTTTAATATGGCTTTTGAGCATGGTTATGGTGAAGATGTTGATTTTGGAATGCAGTTAAGACGCATTGGCGAAGACATTATCTATATATCACAGCTAAAATTACTACATCTAAAGGCACCTCTGGGTGGTTTTAGAGCTTCAAATTTAAAAGAGAATATCAAAAACACGGCGTTGCCACCCAAACCATCACCTAGTATTATGCTTTTTAGAAAGTTGCATCATACCAAAACACAACTTTTAGGATATAAGACTATTTTGTGTCTTAAATATTATAAGCATCAACATATTAAGAACCCAATTGCATATCTTAAACGTTTTAGGAAGCGTTGGCAAGTGAGCGAATCCATGGCGCAAGCGCTAATTCATAAAAAACAGAAGCCAAGATAA
- a CDS encoding glycosyltransferase family 4 protein: MESNKKLHIGFITMEYPHPSTGNSGGLGTSIKHLVLALSKEGHNVSVFVMGQNKDEIIKENNIKLYKIKHRTFIALNWLLYRRYVNKRINTICIEEGIELLEAPDWTGITAFMKFKLPLVIRFHGSDTYFCHLEKRPQKWKNRFLEQKAIKAADAYIAPTDFAGEQTKRLFRLKENRIKTIHYGITLDDFKNDNPSVFEPNTILYIGTVIRKKGVLELASIFNLVIDSNPNAKLILVGADSADIQTGNASTYSLFKAKLSSKALNHTTYLGKVPYSNVKDYIKSAHVCVFPSFAETLGMVTIESMALQKAVVNTNIGWAKSLIDDGKNGYLVHPSQHQLYAYRIIELLNDIPKCIEIGKAARLKVDKEFNMTFQARKNIEFYKKLISK; this comes from the coding sequence ATGGAGTCAAACAAAAAGTTGCACATAGGGTTTATCACAATGGAGTATCCACATCCATCTACAGGTAATTCTGGTGGTTTGGGCACCAGCATAAAACATTTAGTATTAGCGCTGTCTAAAGAAGGCCATAACGTTAGTGTATTTGTTATGGGGCAAAACAAAGATGAAATCATCAAAGAAAATAATATTAAGCTCTATAAGATAAAACACAGAACGTTTATTGCACTTAATTGGTTGTTGTACAGGCGCTATGTAAATAAGCGTATCAATACTATTTGCATAGAAGAAGGTATTGAGCTTTTAGAAGCGCCAGATTGGACAGGTATCACAGCTTTTATGAAGTTTAAGTTACCACTAGTTATAAGATTTCATGGCAGCGATACCTACTTTTGCCATTTAGAAAAACGTCCTCAAAAATGGAAAAACCGTTTTTTGGAGCAAAAAGCCATCAAAGCAGCAGATGCTTACATAGCACCAACTGATTTTGCAGGTGAGCAAACCAAACGGTTATTCCGTTTAAAAGAAAATAGAATAAAGACTATTCATTACGGTATAACATTAGATGATTTTAAAAACGATAACCCTTCGGTTTTTGAACCCAATACTATACTTTACATAGGCACCGTTATAAGAAAAAAAGGAGTTTTAGAATTGGCATCAATTTTTAATCTAGTTATAGATTCTAACCCTAATGCAAAACTAATTTTGGTCGGTGCAGATAGTGCAGATATACAGACGGGTAATGCATCTACTTATTCGTTATTTAAAGCAAAATTATCCTCAAAAGCCTTAAATCATACTACGTATTTGGGTAAGGTACCTTACAGTAATGTTAAGGATTATATAAAAAGTGCTCATGTTTGTGTTTTTCCTTCTTTTGCAGAGACCTTAGGGATGGTTACCATAGAGTCTATGGCTTTACAAAAGGCAGTAGTTAATACTAATATTGGTTGGGCAAAATCGTTAATAGACGATGGTAAAAATGGTTATTTAGTACATCCTAGCCAACATCAGTTATACGCTTATAGAATTATTGAATTACTAAACGATATACCAAAATGTATTGAAATTGGTAAGGCTGCTAGATTAAAAGTAGATAAGGAGTTTAACATGACGTTTCAGGCTAGAAAAAATATTGAGTTTTACAAAAAACTTATAAGCAAGTGA
- a CDS encoding UDP-glycosyltransferase, translated as MGKPRILVLLTDGVSLRNFAYTSFYKKAEEAGYDIMFWDGTAFDISSLGYKTTKLPPPKLHFLTSVFKNARKHVELNCFARRDKDPIYHAYKFPWSYKGVKNIIRTILSKILIFFCNTESGLKWLRLKTNKLECRTAYYKSCVKTLKAINPDVVYNTSQRSVLAIAPIEAAKALNIKTIGFVFSWDNLPKSTLDVITDEYHVWSDLMKFQLCNYHRFIKDHQVSVTGTPQFEPYYNAAEGLTKDQFYNAYHLNKDYNYLCFSGDDITTSPKDHLYLRDVAKSVRELNNKGHKIGLIFRRCPVDFSSRYDTVLNDFKDVVVPIEPQWKQYGGQWNQIFPEAKDSVLLTHLAKYCVGVINLGSSMAFDFATHHKPCAYLNYHYDAELNIKKGVKVYNYIHFRSQPSRGVVVWLDSPDMESDVLRMIESSDKIAEAANKWFQIVNTAPFDKASERILKAL; from the coding sequence ATGGGTAAACCACGTATTCTAGTTTTATTAACAGATGGTGTTAGCCTCAGAAACTTTGCATACACTTCGTTTTATAAAAAAGCAGAAGAAGCCGGTTACGACATTATGTTTTGGGATGGTACAGCATTTGACATTTCAAGTTTAGGATATAAAACCACAAAACTACCACCTCCTAAATTACATTTTCTTACAAGTGTTTTTAAAAACGCACGTAAGCATGTAGAGTTAAATTGTTTTGCGCGGAGAGATAAAGACCCAATCTATCATGCCTATAAATTTCCTTGGTCTTACAAGGGTGTTAAGAACATTATCAGGACAATTCTATCTAAGATTTTAATTTTTTTCTGTAATACCGAAAGTGGTCTAAAATGGTTAAGACTTAAGACTAACAAACTAGAATGCAGAACAGCATATTATAAAAGTTGTGTTAAAACGCTTAAAGCAATTAATCCAGATGTGGTCTATAACACAAGTCAAAGATCTGTTTTGGCTATTGCACCGATTGAAGCAGCTAAAGCCTTAAATATTAAAACAATAGGTTTTGTGTTTTCTTGGGATAATTTACCCAAATCCACGTTAGATGTTATTACAGATGAGTATCATGTTTGGAGTGACCTTATGAAATTTCAACTATGCAACTATCACCGATTTATTAAAGATCATCAAGTATCTGTTACTGGTACACCTCAATTTGAGCCTTATTATAATGCTGCTGAAGGCTTAACTAAAGATCAATTTTATAATGCATACCATCTCAATAAGGATTACAATTATCTATGCTTTAGTGGCGATGATATTACAACGAGTCCAAAGGACCATTTGTACCTAAGGGACGTCGCCAAATCGGTAAGAGAGCTCAATAATAAAGGACATAAAATAGGGTTGATTTTTAGACGTTGCCCAGTAGATTTTTCGTCTCGCTACGATACTGTTTTAAACGACTTTAAGGATGTTGTAGTCCCAATTGAGCCTCAATGGAAGCAGTATGGTGGTCAATGGAATCAAATTTTTCCAGAAGCTAAGGATAGTGTCTTATTGACGCATTTGGCCAAATATTGTGTAGGAGTCATTAATTTAGGATCCTCAATGGCTTTCGATTTTGCTACGCATCATAAGCCATGTGCTTATCTGAATTACCATTATGATGCCGAATTAAATATTAAAAAAGGTGTTAAAGTATATAACTATATCCATTTTAGATCACAACCTAGTAGAGGTGTTGTTGTTTGGTTGGATAGCCCAGATATGGAATCAGATGTATTAAGAATGATAGAATCGTCAGATAAAATTGCTGAAGCGGCAAACAAATGGTTTCAAATAGTAAACACAGCACCTTTTGATAAGGCGTCGGAACGGATTTTAAAAGCGCTTTAA
- the neuC gene encoding UDP-N-acetylglucosamine 2-epimerase — protein sequence MKRRLVFLTGTRADFGKIKALIQAVENHDAFEPYIFVTGMHMMHEYGYTLIEVERCGFKNVATFKNHTDEATMDLTLAKTINGFSEYIKTIKPDLIVVHGDRVEALAGAIVGSLNNILVAHIEGGEISGTIDELIRHSVSKLSHIHYTSNEEAKKRLMQMGELEHSIFTIGSPDVDIMFSDNLPNIAEVKEYYGIEFENYAVAMFHPVTTEIERIEKKALEFVNALIESNRNYVVIYPNNDLGSKYILKSYEKLNENKRFKVYPSIRFEYFLTLLKNSKFIIGNSSAGVREAPYYGIPTINIGSRQLNRVNSKKIINVACNTSEILQAFNQLGSISQDKKDNFGDGNSAELFIRTLESTKVWSINHQKQFQNYG from the coding sequence ATGAAACGCAGACTAGTTTTTTTAACAGGTACTAGAGCAGATTTTGGAAAGATAAAAGCTTTAATCCAAGCAGTCGAAAATCACGACGCGTTTGAACCCTACATATTTGTTACTGGTATGCATATGATGCACGAGTATGGTTACACACTTATTGAGGTTGAACGTTGCGGTTTTAAAAACGTAGCAACGTTTAAAAACCATACTGATGAAGCCACTATGGACTTAACGCTAGCTAAGACCATAAACGGATTTTCAGAGTACATAAAAACGATTAAACCAGATCTCATCGTAGTACATGGAGATAGAGTAGAAGCCCTAGCAGGTGCCATTGTCGGTAGTTTAAATAATATTTTGGTGGCACATATTGAAGGCGGTGAAATATCAGGAACTATAGACGAACTTATTAGGCACTCCGTATCAAAACTAAGCCATATTCATTACACTTCTAACGAAGAAGCCAAAAAGCGATTAATGCAAATGGGAGAGTTAGAGCACTCAATTTTTACAATAGGCTCGCCAGATGTAGATATTATGTTTTCAGACAATCTGCCAAATATAGCCGAGGTTAAGGAGTACTATGGGATTGAATTTGAAAACTATGCTGTTGCAATGTTTCATCCTGTAACTACAGAAATAGAACGCATAGAAAAAAAAGCGCTCGAATTTGTTAATGCACTTATAGAGAGTAACAGAAATTACGTGGTTATATACCCAAATAATGATTTAGGTAGTAAATATATTTTAAAATCTTACGAAAAGTTAAATGAAAATAAGAGATTTAAGGTTTATCCATCCATTAGGTTTGAGTATTTTTTAACACTACTTAAAAATTCAAAATTTATAATAGGTAACAGTAGTGCAGGTGTTAGAGAAGCTCCATATTATGGCATACCAACCATTAATATTGGCAGCAGACAACTTAATAGAGTCAACTCTAAAAAAATTATTAATGTGGCTTGTAATACATCAGAAATTTTACAGGCTTTTAATCAGTTGGGTAGCATATCTCAAGATAAAAAAGATAATTTTGGCGACGGCAATAGTGCAGAGTTGTTTATAAGAACTTTAGAGTCAACAAAAGTATGGTCCATAAACCATCAAAAGCAATTTCAAAATTATGGGTAA
- a CDS encoding TylF/MycF/NovP-related O-methyltransferase: protein MEQLYDLEKRFDYENGFYATADPSRFSKFITHLEFFKRTSDIRGEIVEFGIFKGNSFFRWIKFRDLLEQTSSRKIIGFDVFGDFPEANFEDDKLRRDAFVKETKGGKSISKDELIQLLEKQNLRKNVDIIEGDILKTLEVYLQNNPQLKISLLHIDVDLYEPTKYILESLYSKVTKGGIIILDDYGAFAGTNKAVDDFFKDQVEVKKLPYSNAISYIVK from the coding sequence ATGGAACAATTATACGATTTAGAAAAGCGATTCGACTATGAAAATGGATTCTATGCCACTGCAGACCCTTCAAGGTTTAGCAAGTTTATTACACATTTAGAGTTTTTTAAACGTACCTCAGATATTAGAGGAGAGATTGTAGAGTTCGGAATTTTTAAAGGCAATTCTTTTTTTAGATGGATAAAGTTCAGGGATTTGTTAGAGCAAACCAGCAGTCGTAAGATTATAGGTTTTGATGTCTTTGGTGATTTTCCTGAAGCAAATTTTGAAGATGATAAATTAAGGCGAGACGCTTTTGTTAAAGAAACTAAAGGCGGAAAGAGCATTTCTAAAGATGAGTTAATACAACTTTTAGAAAAGCAGAATCTTAGAAAAAATGTTGATATCATTGAGGGTGATATCCTAAAAACATTAGAGGTTTACCTTCAAAACAATCCACAACTTAAAATTTCATTACTACATATTGACGTAGATTTATATGAGCCTACCAAATACATTTTAGAAAGCCTATACTCAAAAGTAACCAAAGGCGGCATCATTATTTTAGATGACTATGGTGCTTTTGCAGGCACAAATAAAGCCGTTGATGACTTCTTCAAAGACCAAGTAGAAGTTAAAAAATTACCTTACTCTAACGCCATCTCATACATTGTTAAATAA
- a CDS encoding N-acetylneuraminate synthase family protein — protein sequence MTNNPFIEIAGRKIGRDYPPLVIAEIGINHEGALSVAKEMVDAAHRAGAEMVKHQTHIVEDEMSKAAKSVIPGNADVSIYEIMERCALNENEELELKNYVESKGMIFISTPFSRAAAERLKKFDVPAYKIGSGECNNYPLLEHIAKFGKPVIMSTGMNTIESVQKAVNIFNKHKTPLALLHTTNLYPTPTHLVRYGAMIELHKAFPDNVFGLSDHTLNNNACLGAVALGASILERHFTDHMKRQGPDIVCSMDEHACRQLVAGSQEIWSMRGGTKQPAAEEKVTIDFAFATVCTIANIKSGEILSENNIWVKRPGTGKILAEHYNNLLGKTATRDIEEGEHLDYSDFK from the coding sequence ATGACAAATAATCCATTTATAGAAATAGCAGGAAGAAAAATAGGAAGAGATTATCCTCCATTGGTAATTGCAGAAATAGGGATTAACCACGAAGGCGCTTTGTCAGTAGCCAAAGAAATGGTTGATGCAGCACATAGAGCAGGTGCAGAGATGGTAAAGCACCAAACACACATTGTAGAAGATGAAATGAGCAAAGCTGCAAAATCAGTAATTCCTGGTAATGCAGATGTGTCTATATACGAAATTATGGAGCGCTGCGCACTTAACGAAAATGAAGAGTTAGAGCTAAAAAATTATGTAGAAAGTAAAGGCATGATTTTTATCTCAACACCATTCTCTAGAGCTGCCGCAGAACGATTAAAAAAGTTTGATGTTCCTGCATATAAAATTGGTTCGGGAGAATGTAATAACTACCCACTTTTAGAACACATTGCTAAATTTGGTAAACCTGTAATTATGAGTACCGGAATGAATACCATTGAGAGTGTACAAAAAGCAGTGAACATTTTCAACAAACACAAAACACCACTCGCATTACTACATACTACCAATTTATATCCTACGCCTACACATCTGGTGCGTTATGGAGCAATGATAGAGTTGCACAAAGCTTTCCCAGATAATGTTTTTGGGCTAAGTGACCACACGCTCAACAATAATGCGTGTTTAGGTGCAGTGGCATTAGGAGCCTCCATTTTAGAGCGTCATTTTACAGACCACATGAAAAGACAAGGTCCAGATATTGTTTGTAGTATGGATGAGCATGCTTGCAGGCAGTTGGTTGCCGGTAGCCAAGAAATATGGTCTATGCGTGGTGGTACAAAACAACCAGCCGCAGAAGAAAAAGTAACTATAGACTTTGCTTTTGCAACAGTATGTACCATAGCCAATATTAAGTCTGGCGAAATATTATCAGAGAATAATATTTGGGTAAAACGACCAGGTACGGGTAAAATTTTGGCTGAACATTACAATAATTTATTAGGTAAAACCGCGACAAGAGATATTGAAGAAGGTGAGCACTTAGATTATTCAGATTTCAAATAA
- a CDS encoding cytidylyltransferase domain-containing protein — MSNVLKNVVAIIPARGGSKRLANKNILPFGSIPLIAHSIKYAQHYNIKHIYVSTDDAQIKTIAKDYGAKIIDRPKALALDDSTTVSVLKHALEFLKEQFTDVILLQPTNPLRPKSLLKDAYSIYTQNNLTSLFTVSRDYKKLGKINNGNFIPFNYTFGQRSQDLEPLYYENGLLYITSKELIKRDIIFDETSYPLEVNHKFAEVDIDTLEDLEYAKYILNTYNDK, encoded by the coding sequence ATGAGTAATGTATTAAAAAATGTAGTTGCGATAATCCCTGCCAGAGGCGGATCTAAACGTTTGGCCAATAAAAACATATTACCTTTTGGCAGTATACCACTAATTGCCCATAGTATAAAATATGCACAACACTACAACATAAAACACATTTACGTTTCTACGGACGATGCCCAAATAAAGACAATCGCTAAAGACTATGGAGCTAAAATTATAGACAGACCAAAAGCGTTAGCGCTAGATGATTCAACAACAGTATCAGTGCTTAAACATGCATTAGAGTTTTTAAAAGAACAGTTTACAGATGTAATACTACTACAACCAACCAATCCATTACGACCAAAATCCTTATTAAAAGATGCTTATAGCATCTATACACAAAACAATCTTACCAGTTTATTTACTGTAAGTAGGGATTACAAAAAGCTTGGTAAGATTAACAACGGTAACTTTATTCCGTTTAATTATACATTTGGTCAACGAAGTCAGGATTTAGAACCTTTGTACTACGAAAACGGCCTATTATACATCACCAGTAAGGAGTTGATAAAAAGGGATATTATCTTTGATGAAACGTCGTATCCGCTAGAAGTAAATCATAAATTTGCAGAAGTAGATATTGATACATTAGAGGATTTGGAGTATGCCAAGTACATATTAAACACTTATAATGACAAATAA
- a CDS encoding polysaccharide pyruvyl transferase family protein — protein MIKSKNIRLFWWSEPQLMGKQNENYGDVMGKYLAEKISGKTIIWVHPKKRHLLDYVQPIYVTIGSILANVNSKCVVWGSGIIQKDQKVRSAKFLAVRGPQTRKNLLKQGYEVPEVYGDPALLLPKYYNPTIKKKYKLGIVPHYTDYEFVKTLYKDDATVCIIDLMTQSIEATTDMFLQCERVLSSSLHGLIVSHAYGIPAVWVEFSDKLFGDGIKFQDYFESVNLSLYKPCRVTTKPKVEDALRMFETYPNLPEKRHISTLQDKLLSVCPFKV, from the coding sequence ATGATTAAATCTAAGAACATACGCTTATTTTGGTGGAGCGAGCCTCAATTAATGGGTAAGCAAAATGAGAATTATGGAGATGTAATGGGAAAATACTTGGCAGAGAAAATCTCGGGTAAGACCATAATATGGGTACATCCAAAGAAGAGGCATTTGTTAGATTATGTTCAGCCCATTTATGTTACCATTGGTAGCATATTGGCAAATGTAAACTCTAAATGTGTCGTTTGGGGAAGCGGTATTATTCAAAAAGATCAAAAAGTTAGGTCGGCTAAGTTTTTGGCAGTAAGAGGTCCTCAAACCCGAAAAAACTTATTGAAACAAGGATACGAAGTTCCAGAAGTTTATGGCGATCCTGCTTTGCTACTGCCAAAATATTACAATCCAACGATCAAAAAAAAGTACAAGTTAGGAATAGTGCCACATTACACCGACTACGAATTTGTGAAAACGTTGTATAAAGACGATGCTACAGTATGCATTATTGATTTAATGACCCAATCCATAGAGGCTACAACAGATATGTTTTTGCAATGCGAGCGTGTTTTATCGTCTTCACTCCATGGTTTAATAGTGTCGCATGCTTATGGAATTCCAGCAGTTTGGGTAGAGTTTTCAGATAAACTATTTGGTGATGGTATTAAATTTCAAGACTACTTTGAGTCTGTAAATTTATCGCTTTATAAACCTTGCAGAGTAACAACAAAACCTAAAGTTGAAGACGCGTTGCGTATGTTTGAAACCTATCCTAATTTGCCAGAAAAAAGACATATTAGTACATTACAAGACAAATTACTATCGGTTTGCCCTTTTAAGGTCTAG
- a CDS encoding glycosyltransferase, with product MSNKKVTIIFPYRDRDGKRVNSSLLSLKLQTIKDFEVIFVDYGSQEHFAKPIKDIVDKYKFATYYYVGHKGLLWNKSKTLNFGIRKAESNYIITADVDILFNENFIETVLKHAQPQSFSLFRIGYLSQQETQKQQLQLNLNSVKVSFEGDTFGIGLFSKADLTSIRGLDEFFHFYGSEDEDLNLRLTTFGAKNNSIKDVLLYHQWHPRYPKKKDNQLTKLPRLNNIMRLNQRHYLLHKEQQTTIVNTDNWGICYTEEDALLLNNPEVIREISNIKSHVDHFFGEELNGYKNKIVSVVITEDPYYASFKYQLKKLLGKQSQPYITMKAVNDLILQKILYHYYNHNYAYSIAKDLNRIHFTIQLKPTND from the coding sequence ATGAGTAATAAAAAGGTTACAATAATTTTTCCTTACAGAGATCGAGACGGTAAGCGCGTTAATTCTAGCTTGTTGTCTCTAAAGCTGCAAACTATCAAAGATTTCGAGGTCATCTTTGTTGATTACGGAAGCCAAGAGCACTTTGCAAAACCCATTAAAGATATTGTAGACAAATACAAATTTGCAACCTATTACTATGTTGGTCACAAAGGCTTATTATGGAATAAGAGCAAAACCCTAAACTTTGGAATAAGAAAAGCTGAAAGCAACTATATTATAACGGCAGATGTCGATATTTTATTTAATGAAAATTTTATAGAAACGGTCTTAAAGCATGCCCAACCACAATCATTTTCATTGTTTAGAATTGGCTACTTATCTCAGCAAGAAACCCAAAAGCAACAATTACAACTCAACTTAAATTCTGTTAAAGTGTCTTTTGAAGGCGATACCTTTGGTATTGGTCTTTTTTCAAAAGCAGATTTAACAAGTATAAGAGGATTAGACGAGTTTTTCCATTTTTATGGGTCTGAGGACGAGGATTTAAACCTACGCCTAACAACATTTGGAGCTAAAAACAATAGCATAAAAGATGTGTTACTATATCACCAATGGCATCCCAGATATCCCAAAAAGAAAGATAATCAACTAACAAAACTACCGCGTCTCAATAATATAATGCGGTTAAACCAACGTCATTATTTGTTGCACAAAGAGCAGCAAACAACAATTGTAAATACAGATAATTGGGGCATTTGCTATACAGAAGAAGATGCACTGCTTTTAAATAATCCGGAGGTCATTAGAGAAATTTCTAATATTAAGTCTCATGTAGATCATTTTTTTGGAGAAGAACTTAATGGATACAAAAATAAAATAGTAAGTGTTGTTATAACCGAAGACCCTTATTACGCAAGCTTTAAATACCAATTAAAGAAATTGCTTGGCAAACAGTCTCAACCATATATTACCATGAAGGCAGTTAACGACTTAATCCTTCAGAAAATTTTATATCACTATTACAATCATAATTATGCCTACTCAATTGCTAAAGATTTAAACCGTATTCACTTTACAATACAACTCAAACCAACTAATGATTAA
- a CDS encoding glycosyltransferase family 4 protein — MPKVILVSQNPLPYHDIGSWTTMYKNYFEADNVLIDTIVCEEPKTRFKNVAYCIVPNTITTKLKKKLKKKPHQNYVDALLEHIKPNETYIIQIVDNFGFAEALYTNLLEQPNLRDQLYIQFFYHGYPPFLGNPRSRWFFEFIDEMVVLTQASYGAHKNYYTILPCLFSVLHNGIDNSKFYSLSVEKKLELKRKHSVENKTVFLWCAQDRPKKGLDVILKVWKQLIKKHSAIELWVVGAKRQKSIDRVRFFGKIPNDDLPEYYQTSDCYLFPTLCHEGFGMSLIEALHSGNYCIASALGGVPEVLQHGKLGTLIENPHFIEEWIAAIEAYLGSKENYLAPKIDCYTKEKWIEGMNSIINNSKQFIS; from the coding sequence ATGCCTAAGGTTATTCTAGTTTCCCAAAACCCATTACCTTACCACGACATAGGAAGTTGGACAACGATGTACAAAAACTATTTTGAGGCGGACAATGTTTTAATAGACACCATTGTATGTGAAGAACCAAAGACTAGATTTAAAAACGTAGCGTACTGTATAGTACCTAATACAATAACCACAAAACTAAAAAAGAAGCTTAAGAAAAAACCGCACCAAAACTATGTAGATGCGTTGTTAGAGCACATAAAACCTAATGAAACGTACATTATACAAATTGTAGATAATTTTGGCTTTGCAGAGGCTTTGTATACCAATCTCTTAGAACAACCAAACCTTAGAGACCAACTGTATATTCAGTTTTTTTATCATGGCTATCCACCGTTTTTAGGAAATCCAAGAAGCCGATGGTTTTTTGAGTTTATTGATGAAATGGTAGTCTTAACACAGGCATCTTACGGAGCGCACAAAAACTATTACACCATTTTACCTTGCTTGTTTTCAGTGTTGCATAATGGCATAGACAACTCTAAATTTTATAGCCTTAGTGTAGAAAAGAAGTTAGAGTTAAAACGTAAGCATTCAGTAGAGAACAAAACAGTTTTTCTTTGGTGCGCTCAAGACCGTCCTAAAAAGGGCTTAGATGTAATACTTAAGGTTTGGAAACAACTCATAAAAAAGCACAGTGCCATAGAGTTATGGGTTGTAGGGGCAAAACGACAAAAAAGTATAGATCGTGTGCGCTTTTTTGGTAAAATCCCAAATGATGATTTACCAGAGTATTACCAAACATCAGATTGTTATTTGTTTCCAACACTATGTCACGAAGGCTTCGGAATGAGCCTGATAGAAGCGTTACATAGCGGCAATTATTGTATTGCCTCGGCTTTGGGTGGAGTGCCAGAAGTATTGCAGCACGGTAAGTTAGGGACATTGATAGAAAACCCACATTTTATTGAAGAATGGATTGCTGCTATAGAGGCTTATTTAGGTAGTAAAGAAAATTACTTGGCACCTAAAATAGACTGTTATACAAAAGAAAAGTGGATTGAAGGAATGAATAGTATTATTAATAACTCTAAACAATTTATAAGTTAA